The Arachis ipaensis cultivar K30076 chromosome B05, Araip1.1, whole genome shotgun sequence nucleotide sequence AATTATTTCAATTAACAGTAACACTCAGAATTTCACTAGTCAGAAAGATTGTTAAAGCttcttacaattttttttttgtccacACTACACACATTCATCACATACACACACACTAAAAAGTCTGTTACATTCTATTTTTGGGATTTGAACCTGATGCAGTTAGATAAGAAGTTTGCCCTGACCAAAGCTTCTTACACTTGTTTTCTGGGGTATTCAAAAGAGTTGCATTTTTTGGGCCTAAACTTTTCAAACTTTGGGTCGTCGGTTACAACTTTGGGCTAATTTAGGCCCAGAAGTGCTCCGGATTCAGACATCAAACCGGATCAATGTACCATGACAAAATTGAGAATTCacttacacaaaaaaaaaaaaaactgagcaCTTTAAAGCTACAACTAGcaagacaaaaacaaaaaaaaaaaagctacaaCTAGTAAACCAACTTGGATTGGTTCAGTAATCAACccactcgtccgcttaagtaagTATCGGAATTAAAAACCCGCCTTGTACATGCAGTAACGCAGACCCTTGAAGAGTTGAAAACTTGAAATGTTGACTGTGATATAAGAACTCTTGATATGCATGGGTTTGATACACAATAAAAATGGCATGTTTTTACGGCATTTGAATAAGTAGTTATTTCATTAAGTAGTTTTAGTTTTTACAGAAGATATTATTTTGGCATTAATATTCTTTAAtaattaatactttttttttttggttttcttaATAAGTAGGTAAAGAAACAGTAAGCATTATTAGAACTTGAAAAAAGAGAGGAACAAGAAGTGGTAAAACATGACCAAAATCGAAATAAAGAGAAAGACAACAACAAAGTCATGAAGGTGGTTTGTGTTTGTGTAAGTGCTTTTATAAAAGCATGCAAATTTTGTGATTTCTCTAAAGCCATAAACTAAGAATTTGAATAATCAGAGGTGAAAAGAGGGCCATGGTCACCTGAAGAAAATGCCTCACTCAAGAGCTACCTTGAGAAACATGCCACTGAATTAATAATCATGGATTTGGTTCttaatttgaaagaaaaaatcaTGATATATGCAGTAATTCATTAGTACAACAATTGAAGAAGCTTTAGGAATGCTTAATTACACTATCTTGGGAAAGGGTAGGTGATTGATTCACTATCCATGGAATATGCTTCAGATGAACTATAAAGTTCACTATACACATTTCTTGGCACCATAATTGTTTCACTAGGCCTAGGCAATTCCATCTTCAAACACTGCTTTAATTCTGATAACACAACACTCATTGTAGGCCTCTGAATGGAGGTTGATGCAGTGCATGATATTGCTATTCCTAATGCTTTCCATGCAGCATTTTCATCATATTGCCCTTGCAGCCTTGAATCCAATACTCTGCTCAAATCTTTACTTTCAAGCTCTGGCCTTAACCAATCAAGAATGTGCATTCGCTGCTCGCCTTTTAATACGGCCGGCTGCCCCGTGATTAGTTCCAATAGAACAATTCCAAAGCTGTAGATGTCACTCTTCTCATTCAAGTTCCTCAATTTGTAGTATCTGAATAAATGGAACAATGTAGTTTGTGTTACTTAGGAAACTAAATTCCATGATAAGAGAAAATAAACAATAGTTCTGTTATTTTTTCTCATGTACTAGTTTTCTGAGATTAGAGTTGTGATTCTTAGGGACTTACTCTGGATCAAGGTAACCAGTGGTTCCCATGACTGCTGATTCTGTATTTTTGTTATCATTCTGATGGACTGCTGATACTTCTACATTTTGTTTTTCATTGCGAAACACCCTAGAGAGGCCGAAATCGGCTATCTTCGCTTCTAAGTCTTCGTTTAAAAGAATGTTAGCCGACTTGACATCTCTGTGTATTATAGGTGGCTTGCATCCATGGTGTAGGTAATCCAATCCTTCAAGTCAAAAGACATTCTTCATCAATCATCACTACAGAATTGCAAAATTATATAATCCTAGCAACATAACCATggataaaaaaatcatatataccaaaagaagaagcaattaaacTGGTTTAAATGATGTTAGTAAAATAGGACAATATGAAAGCAAAAATTGAAGGTAGACATACCCTCTGCAGCATCAATCGCTATCTGAATTCGCCTTTCCCAGCTCAAGTTTTGTGAGTTTCTAACTGCAACCATGATATTAAGTAATTCCGTAAAGCTATACAACAAAGAAATAAGGTGCAATCTAAAGCATTGTAAGGGTCTACCTGAGAGATAATCTTTTAGGTTGCCATTCGCCATGTACTCATATATGAGTGCCATTTTATTATCATCATCACAGTAACCAATGAATGATACCAAATTTTTGTGATGAACAGTCATCAAGAGCTCAGCCTGCAAGCCATGATTttagtttctttcttttttgatgcTTCCCATGTTGAATTGAATAACATTTCCATTGAACTTATGTTGTGTATAAAGTACTAATTAGTAATTACCTCGGTCTGAAATTCCTTTGGGCcctgtgatgatgatgatggagaaaacACCTTAACTGCAACTTGGTTGCCATTTTTTGTCTTACCAATATACACAGTTCCAAATCCTCCTTTCCCAATGACCATTTTGAAGTTTTCCGTGATCTCTAAGACCTCGACATAGGTATATTGCCAGTTCCTTGACGCTACGGTTCTTACTTCATTGATGGGCTTGCTCATCTCCTCATCTTAGTTCACGAAGAAATAAAGTAGGTTATTAAAGCTATATAGAGCTTAGCTTAAAAAAATTAATCTTGTTGGTTAAGCAAAAGTGTGGTTATTGTTTGCAACTTGTGAACTTCCTATCTAGTCTTCAGTTTTTGAGAGGAATATGGAAGTGGTTAGATTCATTAAATCTAGAATATACCTGAGTTATTAGTTCTCATAAACTTCCAAATCAAGATGAAAACAACCAATAGAGCTAAAACCGATGATAATGAGGCGACTATgggaacaacaacctttttgttCTTTTTGTCACCCCAGGCGCATCGATTTTGATCATCCACCCTGAAAATGGTGAAAACAAAATGCTCAGATCCTCCAGTATACATCTTCAAATGCTTCATACATACATAACACCTTGGCTCCTATTAGTTTTAAGGCAAATATAGCAGGAACTTACTTCATTGTTAGTAATCCAGCCCTTGATCTTTCTTCAAGAGTATTAGTGACAGAACCTGATAATTTGTTACCTTGTAAGTTCCTAcaaatattttcattttttcttgcaTCAGCCATTTAACAAGTTATCATTATATATAAGGTGCTGAGGACTAAACCAGCATCAGTCACTGAAAGACTTACAAATATTTAAGGAATCTCAGTTCTTCTAAAAACCGAGGGACTGTTCCGGTTAAGCTGTTGTTAGATAAATCCCTATGTTCAAGATAATGTAGCTTCTATTCAGTAACGCAAAAAATATGCTAAGCATATTACATTCTCATTTTTTCAAGATGTGTACTTACAATGATTCCAGCAAAGAGAGATTGGCAATGGAAGGAGCTATTATTCCACTCAAACCACTTGAGCTTAGATTCCTATCAAAACAATATGTTCTTTACTAAGTATATATACCATGAATTGGAGTTTAAGTTCTAGCCAAAATATGAAATAAGGAACATGGTATGCAGAAAGCTAGAGAGTAATCACAGTGATATAATTTGGCGAGGAAGCGAAGCGCTGTAGTTGCATCTTATGCCCTCCCAAGAGTAGTTCCTTGGCTCACAAGGATCGCCCACCCAATTTCTTTGAACTCCATATCTTTCTTTGGTGTCCACCATAGCATCAACTGTGtataaataaaaactaaatttaCTTTAAGAataatcacaaaataagaaaacatttGAGATGCACTTTCACATCATACCATCTTGTTCAAGTGTTGGAATTGTGTCTTGCTCTCTTACAACATAAATCTCAACCGCATTAAGAATAGGTGGAAGGGTTGAATCTTTTGTCTTCTGTATAGAAACATGATGTTCATTCGCCACCAATGGTTTCGAATTAGAAACAACAGTTGCATATAAGTAGCGTGGAACTAAAGGTTCAAACAAGGGAGATCCATTCCAAGATATATTAAACTTCCTCAACTGTGTTTTCTGAAGCTGATCCAATTCAGCAAAGTACAAGTAGACATAAAACTTTGAATTCGGTTTATCTGGGGTCCAAGAAAGTTCCAAAGCATCGCTGTTATTCCTAGGCCTAGCAGCATTCTTCATGACTTCAAACGGTGCTCTATAACCATTAGCATTGACATTGATTTCTGAAGAAGTTTTTACAGAATCCCAAGAGGGGGAATCATAAGGGGACCAAATTCTATCATAGACGTCATCTTGATATCTTCCGCTTGCATTGATCATTGAACCAATGTCCCATCTTTTGAAAAGTAACAAAGAAGAAGATTCACCAAACTCTGCATTATAAATAGGACTATAAATAGGCCTAAGTTCCAATGCTGAGATAAAAGGAGTTCCTTTTCCCTTATTTACAAGACAAACATTAGTAACATCTGATTCTGCCATGCTGATAATTTCCAATACAACTTCCTCTGAAGCATCTCTAAATGTCACCGATGACCAGAAATTGACGCCGACATAAAGATCGAATTCAGGGAGATTGTTTTCGCCGTCGTAGTTTCCATACAAGAAGGAAGCCCTGATAAAATGTAAATTCCCTTTTCTTCCAGCTATTAAGCCATAACAGTTCCTCACTCCTTGAGGGAAACTTCTGAGATCAGAGAGTGGCTCTGGCAAATTGGGATTTTTCGGGTATGCATATTCAGTGGAAATGTTTTTGTTAACACCAGTTTGTATATAAGATCCATCACTGCTATACTTTATATTTGTTACATCATCTGTGTATGAAAGATTCTCAGGACTACCACAATCAATGCTTATGAACCCTAAAATCAGAAAGACAAAGCAGATTAAGAAACTGAAAAACACAAGCACCCCAATTGACATGCATGCAAAAATCTGAGATATGAAAGCCTTCAAAGTAAAACCATGAAATGCTCCTAGACCACATTTTATACATATAAGAGCAGCATGGTGCACAAGCATTCCACCTTAACGCAAGGTTCAGGAAAGTGCTGCACCAAAGGGTGTAATGTAGGCAGCTTAACCTGATAATTACATCAGTTGGCTGATTTCATGGCTTGAATCGCACTGAAAGTTATTTTATACAGTATTCCAAGATGATGAACAAGAACAAAGATCATAGAACACAAACATGTCCAATAATAGTGTTGCAGAAAGAGTAAAATTTAGTCTCACTCTAATTACATTGTTATGACGCTAACCTGTTTGTTGTTGTGCCTGAATGAAGATTGCAAGAGCAACACTACAAAGCATCCACAATAAGAAGAATGTTGAGGAATTGGCCATGTTTCTGGACATAGAATAGAAAATAAGCCTTGTGATGCTGGTAAATGAACAAATTATGTATATATTGGTCAATGTTGTGCAGTCAAGTCAAATAAGATAGCTAGCTAATTGGTTTTAATTAACTAATGAACGAACTACTAATTTTGTTTTTGACCTTTAATGAACTAAAGTATTAAAATGGTTGTGATTGAATAAGAACAGTGAGAGTAGCGTTAAGTCAAACACTGGGAACCATTTTAGTTGCAAGTTGGCAACTTGGATGTGAGTTGCTAGTTTTGAACAAAACCAGCCCCTGAAATGCTGAAAACCAAGATGTAATAAGCGAATTAAAACCCATTTTGGCGCTGAAATTTTCGATCGGCTTGAATTTCGACCTATAAATTTATAGTTATCCAATTAACACCTTAAATATTGGATAGTGTCCCATGTTTATCCCTGTAGCTATCTGCGTTAACGAAGATCTAATGTGGCACGTTAAGTTGACAGAGTTTATATCCACGTGGTACTCAGCTTGCGAGAATAAATGTGTGATGAGTGAATAATGTGGCAAAAGTTGAATGAACTCAATTTACAGCCCTCTTTTCTCAATACGTTCGAGACTTTGATGGAGAAATTGAATTCGTTCAACTTTTGTCACATCATTCACTCGTCACACATTTATTCTGATAAATTGGATATCACGTGAATATACACTTTGTTAACTTAACGTGCCACATCATATCTCTATTAATAGGGATAGCTACATAGACAAATATAGAACACGATTCAATATTTGGGGGTGTTAATTGAGTAACTATAAATTTGAGGTAAAAAATTTCATGGCTAAAATGAATTTCAACTCTATAATAAGCACTAAAATTTTATGTAAGTTAACAATAATGGAGTATTGGCATTTCATTTTTAATGTtgtaaaatttaaagatattggAAATCCTCTATGAATATTATTTCAATAAAAGAATTAAGAAAACAACTACAACATGAATATTATTgtttacaaaattttttatttgtaattttaatGCCCCAACAACgatgtattttaaatttatacttaATTGGATACACgtgtaaaataaattaatttttttattagtataATATTTTAGAGTTATTCATAAAAGATAAGAATGAGTGATTTTGTATTTTTTGCTGTTTTtggaagatttgaaaataaatactAATTTGATAGAAGACGCATTACATTTTTATTAGAGACATGCAAGTAATTCTTAAAAATTAAATTGCTAAGTTGGTATAATAATTTTTATGTGATTCAAAGATACAACAAATTAAAACTTGGTTTTTTATTAGATAAGGTGTCAGAAAAAGAGTACAACCAGACAGGGAAATGATTCTAATAAGTTAGTGAATAAAAATGAGAAAACCGATGAGAAAGGCATGTCTATCACCTACTTTTGATTCTTCATCCTGATTAAGGATAAAATAAGATTGATATAAAAAGTACTCTTAGCGATAACAAAAAAGGAGTTTAATTACGTAAAGCAATTGGAATGGACCCTAAAATTTCAGAAACCTGCTACTAAGTACTAACTATACGTAGAATTCAgcattattttatctttattatcAAATGGGTTTAATTAAGAAAGTTAGTAATTAGGACCTATGATCTAGAGTATGACGATAGAGTTGTCGGACGAGGAATNNNNNNNNNNNNNNNNNNNNNNNNNNNNNNNNNNNNNNNNNNNNNNNNNNNNNNNNNNNNNNNNNNNNNNNNNNNNNNNNNNNNNNNNNNNNNNNNNNNNNNNNNNNNNNNNNNNNNNNNNNNNNNNNNNNNNNNNNNNNNNNNNNNNNNNNNNNNNNNNNNNNNNNNNNNNNNNNNNNNNNNNNNNNNNNNNNNNNNNNNCTAAATTTGTTAACAATAAGCACTGATCATGTGTGTGCAAGTGTATTATAACTAGcttcctttcaattttttttttttaattgatatcCAAATTTTATTTCCAAAAATTCAATTAGTTCATTTGGAGAAATCCGTTATGATTTTTCTTCCAACACAAAATTTTTAATCTTCTCAAGAAGTTGAACTTAGAGCAATGAAAAGAGAGACTTTAATTTGATCTTggatatttatcaaaataattagaatttgtaaTTAAGAAAACAGCCTTatacttaattagttaattagcTATAGAATATAGAGGCTATAACATGTTAGTTAGATGTAAAATAANNNNNNNNNNNNNNNNNAAAATCTCAATACTAGataaatttaatttagatttataatattattcttattgattttctttagtttttatgtatatcttttcttttttttttttttcttcatttaaaTAGTAGCATAACTTTAGAGAAGTACTTTAATTTAATGCCTAAGTTGATATTAGTAAACTagtaaatattttctttatggTATTCTACACTACAATTAAGGAGTTGGTACTAATTTTCCCAGGGAAAAAAAAATGTAAAGGGCTTAAGGCGTTGATAATATGGGCAAAAAACACAATTAAGTCGAGGGAGGAAAGAAATTACATGAATTAGCCAAACTCAAAATTGATTGAATTAGAAAAACATGTAAATCGAACCAATGGAACTCGAATTATGATAGAACACGTGATGGATGTAATTCGAATCTATATGGTTCGAACTACAATTGAGCATAATTCGAACTAGATGAGTTCGAATTATTCAAGAAGACGACGTTTCATGTAATTCGAAGTAAGTTGGTTTGAATTACATGATGTACagttcgaataataataataataatttgaatAAAACCaattcgaataataataataataataataataagatttttttttggtgactataataataataagatttaAACATACTTTATTATAAGTAATTCGAACTCACCTAGTTCGAATTATGTTCCATTGTAGTTCGAACCATATAGATTCGAATTACATCCATCACGTGTTCCATCATAATTCGAGCTctattggttcgaattacatgtttTTCTAATTCGAACAAaactgattcgaattatatagtaATGTGCTTTGGCTGATTCGTGAATCAATTTTGAGTTTGGCTTATTCATGTCTTTCCTCTCTTGGCTTAATTGTGTTTTTTGGCCCGATAATAATTTGGTATCTCGTTTTTTTCCGCTAACTTAAAAATATAAAGCGCAAAATTTTACAAGCAATTTTCCCGCCAAAACCAGAGAACCGCAACTACGCACGAAACGCGTTTCCAGAATATTCTCCGTCACTCCTCCGCCACCGGACGCCGTCGGAATGGTAATTCGTTTTCCTCTCTCGCTGGAATGATTCCTCTGTTATCTTTGTTGATCTGCGTTTGCATCTTAATCGCTTGGATTCCTCCCCTTCgttgtttatgtttttgtttttctgtTCGATTCTATTTGATGCCGTAATTTGGATTAGAGAAGGATCAAAATTAGGCCTAACGAGAAGCGAAACCTAAAAtggaacttttttttttattttccccttttggagTTTCGAATTATTTGAGTTGGAGTGCTCTctttgtgtttgtgaaaatgccagtTGTGGTGTTTGTGAAATTACAATTTGGTTGACGTGTTCTCATTGTGTTGCTGCAGTCGAAGAAAAGGGGTCTTTCATTGGAAGAGAAGCGCGAGAAGATGCTTGAAATCTTCTATGAGTCTCAAGACTTCTTCCTGGTTGGCATAAAATTCACACTTAGCTTGCACATTTTGATGTTAATCTGAATGAGTGTTGCTTTGATCATTTATTTCATTGCCAATTACTAAATAGTTTTGTTATCGTTGTTCTTGTTGTTTCAGCTTAAGGAGCTGGAGAAGATGGGTCCTAAGAAAGGTGTTATCACTCAGTCTGTGAAAGACGTTGTTCAAAGTTTAGTGGATGATGATCTTGTTTCCAAAGATAAGATAGGAACTTCTGTAAGTTTTGAAATCACTTAATGTTATGTATGCATTGCCATGGGAACATTGTCAAAGACACAAAATATGTTTCTTATTATTTATGCTTCTATAATGCATATTTATACTTTTGCCTATCAGGTATATTTCTGGAGTCTTCCTAGCTGTGCTGGAAATCAGGTGAAGTTCCAATTACCAGAGCTACAATGTCTTTGGCCATGTAATGTTTGATATGATTGTAAATGTCGCTGTAAAAGTAACCAAATAAACTCAATGCACAGCTTAGGAATGTGCGTAACAAACTCGACTCTGATCTACAAAGCAGTAAGAAGCGGCATGCTGAACTTGTTGACCAATGCGAGGCACTAAAGAAGGGGCGAGAGGAATCCGTGGGTTATAGTCTCTTCCCCACCTATATTCCAGTTAGTTCTACTTCTGTGTCATTGTATTTCTCTATGTTGAATGTGAAACAGGATGAACGAGCGGAGGCCCTAGCAGATCTCAAAGCAATTGAGCTGAAGCATAATGAGTTGAAGGTTGGATTATAGTTTATTAGTTGGTAATGTATATCATGGGTATAAAGTCTGTCTTATTTGTAACAGTCGAATATCTTTTAACTATTTCAGGATGAGTTGGCACAGTACAGAGATAATGATCCAGCTGCTTTTGAAGCAATGAGTTACGATatgcttttttattttctttatatgTACAATACATTAACGTTTCAGAAGATTAATAATCTTCATACCTTGGTATACTTTGGAAGTTTGGACCCTGATGTTTCTGGTATTATTATTGGCAGAGGAAGCAATTGAAGTTGCTCATGCATCAGCCAACAGATGGACAGGTATTACCTTCCATGTTTAactttctattttgttttattttaaaattattttcttatGTTTCTGTTTTCCTGCATGGTTTTGATTCTAGGATAGGAGGGAGAAATGGCATGTCTAGTATAATTAAATATCATACGGTGATGGCGATACATATATTTATTTGTTGTGCCCAATATTTTATGCAGATAACATTTTCACCCTGAGACAATGGTGTTCAAACAACTTCCCACAGGCTAAAGAGCAACTTGAAAACATGTACAGGGAGGTCAGTCATTTGATTTTACCTAATCATCAGCTAATTTGTTGGGACTTCTTTTGCTTCAAATATTTGTTTCAATTGAATGGAATGATATAGCTTGGTAACTGCAGCAAGCTTACCACATAAAATATCCTCCAGTGTGCCCCATCTTAAACATGCTTTGTTGTCATTGTCTTCTCCTGTTTGTTTTTCATTTCTGTTTCGCACCTTGCGTCTCCATGCAGGTTGGTATAAcagacgattttgactatttgGAGTTAGCTCCTCTTCCACTCAAAGAAGTTGCTGATTAATTACATAGCCTATCGAAATGCGTAGTTGTGCACTGCTGACTCCAGTGTTTCTCTCGAACACCGACAATTAGAATAAAATTTGATCAAGTATGCCAATGACATCCTCATTTATAGGgaaatggtttgttattttcttctttcttgttgTCTTGAACCAATGACCTCTCCAGAGACTTTTTGCTTCGAGATGCAACATATGTAATTTGCTTTCATCTTTTTCTACCTCTATTTTGTTTTCCCAACTTGACTGAGGTTGGTATTTCTCACTTTAAGGAGGATTTGCAGTGTGATTTATTGatggtttctttttcttaatAATCTATATTAGCCTTAGAAAATCttattttttaagtaattttcTTAATTCTGAATTGGTGGTTACTTGCAATCCTAGAGCCTCCCAAATTTCATTTTTTCTACTTATTGCAATCTACCTTGCCAACAGCAGCTCATTCCCTTCTAAAATTGATCATACAAAGCTAGCTTTGTTCTTAACTGTAAATTTCCACCAGGGTTGTATGATATATTTCTCTGTAACTATCACTTAGTCAACTACCTTAACGATTTTATACTTTCAATGACAAGTCCATAGTTTTGTGTAATGCTCTTTGCTCTATATCATAATAATCAATTAAGTAGTCTAATAAGATGTCATTTTCCTTGCTCACTAATTAGTTTTTACCACTTGGCCACTTGGAAGTTGTTTAATTAACATGCTCCCaaaattgttattttttatgtCTGATCCTTAATTGGTCTGTAGTGTCTTGGCATTCATGTTGCTTTGTACCCCAAAAAGAACTAAAATGAGGTGGCTTGCACCGTCATAATGCCACTTAAGAGTCTTCGAAAGCAAAGGTTTTACAATAAAGCATTTATAGTTTGATCATGTAAATTAATTTAAACAAAGTTAACTAAATCTAAAATAAGTACCAAAATAAAGGTTTTATCCCTGTGCTGTCTGTTGATGTGAATTTGGTTTATTTGCTGAATCCAGTAGTAATATAGCATTGTAGACTAGCCATATCCAACTGTATACAACAATACAATATAACACATCAATTTGATTCATAACTCTAGAACTTTAGGACATGCTTACCACATATTAGTCTCAACTAAATCGGTAgggtaaaaaataaattagaaggcAACGGTTGCAATAAAATACTAAAGTAACATCATCATAAAACTTCAAACCACGTCTCAGCAACATCAGAATTAATTGGAAAAATCTAGAAAAGGCAAAATTTGATTGCAAAAGACAATAAAAAACTACATGTGTCCCTGGGTTTCAAACAGAAATGAAGAATCAATCCTCATCTTCAATGACCTTGGTGCCCAACCCCTTGATCTCTTCCTTGGGGATTTCAACAACAGTGACCAGTGAGTACAGCTCTTCCTTTGCATCTTCATCATCGTTCCTCTTGCGAGCAATGCGAACCCTAATCCTCCTTGGGACACTTCGGATACCCTGGCTCCAGACAAATTTGTTCAACTTCACATCTACTCTCACATCATTGGTCCCCATTGCTTTTTGGGCAAACTTCCTTATCTCCTTAATGGCATTGGGAGCCTTCTTCTTGAATGTGCTGTCCATACACAACgacaatccaagcaaaaactaGTCATGTATCAGACATTGTCTTATTCAATAACATACATGAATTATGCCTCAATTACTAAATAttcatataaacaaaataaataacagcAAAAACTTTTATGATGTTACTCATTAATATATCAAATACACAACAGAAATTATGGATAGTGTtgataataaaagaataaaaacagaAGCTAAAATCTAGAGTTATATGCTTAGGTAAAAACCATCTATCAATAATCAATATAGAGCATGGGCACAACAATTTTTGTATGAATAATCCATCCAGGTAATTGA carries:
- the LOC107644464 gene encoding probable LRR receptor-like serine/threonine-protein kinase At4g29180 isoform X2, whose translation is MAESDVTNVCLVNKGKGTPFISALELRPIYSPIYNAEFGESSSLLLFKRWDIGSMINASGRYQDDVYDRIWSPYDSPSWDSVKTSSEINVNANGYRAPFEVMKNAARPRNNSDALELSWTPDKPNSKFYVYLYFAELDQLQKTQLRKFNISWNGSPLFEPLVPRYLYATVVSNSKPLVANEHHVSIQKTKDSTLPPILNAVEIYVVREQDTIPTLEQDVDAMVDTKERYGVQRNWVGDPCEPRNYSWEGIRCNYSASLPRQIISLNLSSSGLSGIIAPSIANLSLLESLDLSNNSLTGTVPRFLEELRFLKYLNLQGNKLSGSVTNTLEERSRAGLLTMKVDDQNRCAWGDKKNKKVVVPIVASLSSVLALLVVFILIWKFMRTNNSDEEMSKPINEVRTVASRNWQYTYVEVLEITENFKMVIGKGGFGTVYIGKTKNGNQVAVKVFSPSSSSQGPKEFQTEAELLMTVHHKNLVSFIGYCDDDNKMALIYEYMANGNLKDYLSVRNSQNLSWERRIQIAIDAAEGLDYLHHGCKPPIIHRDVKSANILLNEDLEAKIADFGLSRVFRNEKQNVEVSAVHQNDNKNTESAVMGTTGYLDPEYYKLRNLNEKSDIYSFGIVLLELITGQPAVLKGEQRMHILDWLRPELESKDLSRVLDSRLQGQYDENAAWKALGIAISCTASTSIQRPTMSVVLSELKQCLKMELPRPSETIMVPRNVYSELYSSSEAYSMDSESITYPFPR
- the LOC107644464 gene encoding probable LRR receptor-like serine/threonine-protein kinase At4g29180 isoform X1, which encodes MSRNMANSSTFFLLWMLCSVALAIFIQAQQQTGFISIDCGSPENLSYTDDVTNIKYSSDGSYIQTGVNKNISTEYAYPKNPNLPEPLSDLRSFPQGVRNCYGLIAGRKGNLHFIRASFLYGNYDGENNLPEFDLYVGVNFWSSVTFRDASEEVVLEIISMAESDVTNVCLVNKGKGTPFISALELRPIYSPIYNAEFGESSSLLLFKRWDIGSMINASGRYQDDVYDRIWSPYDSPSWDSVKTSSEINVNANGYRAPFEVMKNAARPRNNSDALELSWTPDKPNSKFYVYLYFAELDQLQKTQLRKFNISWNGSPLFEPLVPRYLYATVVSNSKPLVANEHHVSIQKTKDSTLPPILNAVEIYVVREQDTIPTLEQDVDAMVDTKERYGVQRNWVGDPCEPRNYSWEGIRCNYSASLPRQIISLNLSSSGLSGIIAPSIANLSLLESLDLSNNSLTGTVPRFLEELRFLKYLNLQGNKLSGSVTNTLEERSRAGLLTMKVDDQNRCAWGDKKNKKVVVPIVASLSSVLALLVVFILIWKFMRTNNSDEEMSKPINEVRTVASRNWQYTYVEVLEITENFKMVIGKGGFGTVYIGKTKNGNQVAVKVFSPSSSSQGPKEFQTEAELLMTVHHKNLVSFIGYCDDDNKMALIYEYMANGNLKDYLSVRNSQNLSWERRIQIAIDAAEGLDYLHHGCKPPIIHRDVKSANILLNEDLEAKIADFGLSRVFRNEKQNVEVSAVHQNDNKNTESAVMGTTGYLDPEYYKLRNLNEKSDIYSFGIVLLELITGQPAVLKGEQRMHILDWLRPELESKDLSRVLDSRLQGQYDENAAWKALGIAISCTASTSIQRPTMSVVLSELKQCLKMELPRPSETIMVPRNVYSELYSSSEAYSMDSESITYPFPR
- the LOC107644466 gene encoding 60S ribosomal protein L31-like; this encodes MVEKAKGRKEEVVTREYTINLHKRLHGCTFKKKAPNAIKEIRKFAQKAMGTNDVRVDVKLNKFVWSQGIRSVPRRIRVRIARKRNDDEDAKEELYSLVTVVEIPKEEIKGLGTKVIEDED
- the LOC107644464 gene encoding probable LRR receptor-like serine/threonine-protein kinase At4g29180 isoform X3 — its product is MSRNMANSSTFFLLWMLCSVALAIFIQAQQQTGFISIDCGSPENLSYTDDVTNIKYSSDGSYIQTGVNKNISTEYAYPKNPNLPEPLSDLRSFPQGVRNCYGLIAGRKGNLHFIRASFLYGNYDGENNLPEFDLYVGVNFWSSVTFRDASEEVVLEIISMAESDVTNVCLVNKGKGTPFISALELRPIYSPIYNAEFGESSSLLLFKRWDIGSMINASGRYQDDVYDRIWSPYDSPSWDSVKTSSEINVNANGYRAPFEVMKNAARPRNNSDALELSWTPDKPNSKFYVYLYFAELDQLQKTQLRKFNISWNGSPLFEPLVPRYLYATVVSNSKPLVANEHHVSIQKTKDSTLPPILNAVEIYVVREQDTIPTLEQDVDAMVDTKERYGVQRNWVGDPCEPRNYSWEGIRCNYSASLPRQIISLNLSSSGLSGIIAPSIANLSLLESLDLSNNSLTGTVPRFLEELRFLKYLNLQGNKLSGSVTNTLEERSRAGLLTMKVDDQNRCAWGDKKNKKVVVPIVASLSSVLALLVVFILIWKFMRTNNSDEEMSKPINEVRTVASRNWQYTYVEVLEITENFKMVIGKGGFGTVYIGKTKNGNQVAVKVFSPSSSSQGPKEFQTEAELLMTVHHKNLVSFIGYCDDDNKMALIYEYMANGNLKDYLSVRNSQNLSWERRIQIAIDAAEVMIDEECLLT
- the LOC107642144 gene encoding meiotic nuclear division protein 1 homolog, producing the protein MSKKRGLSLEEKREKMLEIFYESQDFFLLKELEKMGPKKGVITQSVKDVVQSLVDDDLVSKDKIGTSVYFWSLPSCAGNQLRNVRNKLDSDLQSSKKRHAELVDQCEALKKGREESDERAEALADLKAIELKHNELKDELAQYRDNDPAAFEAMKEAIEVAHASANRWTDNIFTLRQWCSNNFPQAKEQLENMYREVGITDDFDYLELAPLPLKEVAD